GCTTTCGTCAGGGACGGACGAAGAACTTCTTTCGGCTGATGGACCACTCGTCGATTTTCCTTTGCATCGCCGGGGCCTACACGCCGATTATTCTGGTGCCGTACCACGGCGCGCTGATGGTCTCCCTGCTGTCGGTCATATGGAGTCTGGCGCTCGTTGGTATTCTGTTGAAGGCGGTCAGCTTCTGTTGGGGCGGGCTGAACAGGACCGAGATCATTTCCGTGACGCTGTATTTGGTCATGGGGTGGATGTCCTTGGCCTTGGCGCCGTCACTCGTCATGCGGGTGGGCTGGGGCTTCCTGCTGTTTATCTTGGGCGGAGGGCTGGCGTACAGCGCCGGCGTGTATTTCTACGCCAAGGAGAGCATGAGGTACAACCACACGGTTTGGCACCTGTTCATCCTGCTGGCGTCATCGCTTCAGTTCACCGGCTTCTTCGTTTACCTCACGTAAGGTCTTAGGCGGCGCCTTTGGGCGCCGCTTTTTCGTTCGGCCGGCTGCTGTGCTACAATCGAAAAAAGACGAACTCTACAGGTGGGAAGGTTATGACTCAAAACGTTACCGATGTAATCCGCAGCCGGTACGGAAAGCTGACGAAAAAACAGCGGCTCACCGCCGACATCATGCTGGCCGACCCGGAGTCCATGGCGTTCATGACTCTGAGGGATCTGGCGGCGGCCGCAGGCGTCAGCGAGATGACCGTGCTTCACACGTGCGCGGCGCTGGGGTTTGAGAACTACAACCAGCTGAAGTACGAGTTCCGCCGGTATTTGACCCTCAAGGCGAAGGTGGACATACAGGAGCAGTGCGGCTACCCGAACATGGAGGTCCCGTCGTACGAGCTGAGCGAGCCGGCCAAGCTGATGGCCCAGATCTGCGACGAGGAAGCCCAAGTGTCGCGAGGCTTTTTCGAGAGCGTCGGCCCGGTGTCCCTGCTCCATGCCGCCGAGATGATCGTCGAATCGCGGGTTACCCTCATGGCTGCCCGGGGCGTGTCGATGCAGGTCGCCGATTTCCTGTCCATGCGGCTGGCAATTATGGGCTTGCCGGCGGTGGTGATGAATACGGAACAGAACGACAGCCTGCACGCCGCCCTGCCGTTGCTTGGCAAGGGCGTCGCCCTGATTGCCATATCCATGCCCGACTATTACATTATGACCACCAAGGTCTGCGAGTTCGCCCGCCGTCAGGGCGCGTCGATTCTCGGCTTGACCGATCACCTGAAGGCGCCGATAGCCCAGTACTGTGACCTCTTGCTGACCGCTCCGACGGCGACCCGGCTGTTCATCAACACCATCGGCCCGATGCTCTCGTTGGCCAACCTGCTGAGCGCGGCGGTGAACATCCTCAAAAGCCGTCACGCCGGCAAGAAGTTTGACGCGCCGGTTCAGTTTTCCAAGCTGTTTTCCGGGGACGCGGAATAGGGCCGAGCGGGAGGCACCGGCGGAGGAAAGCTGGTGGGCGCCGCAGAACGTTGACAGTTTATTTAGGCTAACTTATAATTTAACGGTGAACTCCAGCGGAGGACTGGTGGCTCCAGCGGCCTTCAGGCAGCAGGAGCCATTTTTGTACTTGAACGGTGAAGAGGGGCGAGACGGGTGGAACAGGGAGAAACGCTTCTGCAGCGCCAGTATCGGCAGTACCTTGCCAGAAAGGTGTCGTTCATCGTCCTGCTGGCCGTCGGGCTGGCTGTTATCGCGGTCGTTTCGCTCAACATCGGCTCGTCGGGCATGACGGTCCGGGAGAGCCTGAATGCCCTGCTGAACTTCGGCCCGCCGGTGGAAAAGCACGCCCGAATCGTGTTTGACATCCGTATGCCGCGGATTATCGGCGGCTTCTTCGTCGGGGTGAGCATC
This is a stretch of genomic DNA from Jonquetella anthropi DSM 22815. It encodes these proteins:
- the trhA gene encoding PAQR family membrane homeostasis protein TrhA, with amino-acid sequence MLCEAIIGSFVGHRRGAKGEGETMKGNSLPEFTREERRDDVMSAVTHGIGFLMAGAFLGLTLWKSIADLSARRIVAFSIYGACLLFTYLSSTLYHSFRQGRTKNFFRLMDHSSIFLCIAGAYTPIILVPYHGALMVSLLSVIWSLALVGILLKAVSFCWGGLNRTEIISVTLYLVMGWMSLALAPSLVMRVGWGFLLFILGGGLAYSAGVYFYAKESMRYNHTVWHLFILLASSLQFTGFFVYLT
- a CDS encoding MurR/RpiR family transcriptional regulator; amino-acid sequence: MTQNVTDVIRSRYGKLTKKQRLTADIMLADPESMAFMTLRDLAAAAGVSEMTVLHTCAALGFENYNQLKYEFRRYLTLKAKVDIQEQCGYPNMEVPSYELSEPAKLMAQICDEEAQVSRGFFESVGPVSLLHAAEMIVESRVTLMAARGVSMQVADFLSMRLAIMGLPAVVMNTEQNDSLHAALPLLGKGVALIAISMPDYYIMTTKVCEFARRQGASILGLTDHLKAPIAQYCDLLLTAPTATRLFINTIGPMLSLANLLSAAVNILKSRHAGKKFDAPVQFSKLFSGDAE